GGTGGAAGGACGACGCGGCGTGGAGCGCGCGCCACACCTCGGCTTCCTTGGGCTTGCGCATCTGCACGATGACGAGCTTGTAGGTGTTGGTCAGGGGCTCGTGCATCTCCACCCGGATGACGCTGGTGATGCGGCAGTGGTCGCGCAGGTGCACCAGCATGAGCCGGTCGTAGCCGATCTTGCGGATGACCGACGATTCACTCGGGGTGAGCTGGCTCAGCCACGAGACGTAGATGGCGTTCTTGCGGTGGGTGATGGCGGTGACATCCATGAACGGGTTCAACTGCCGCGGGTGCATGTAGCCGTGGGACTCGCCGAAGGGCCCCTCGGGCTCCACGAACTCGGTGTTGAGGCGGCCTTCGATGACGATCTCCGCCTCCGCCGGCACCTGCAGGTCCACGGTCTTGCACTGGGCCATGCGGATGGGCTCGCCCACGAAGCCGCCGGCGATGGCCATCTCGTCCACGCCGTAGTCGACCTTCTGCACGGAGACGTAGGAGACCACCGGCGGTGCGCCGATGACCAGCGCCGCCTCAAGCGGCTCTCCGCGCTTCTGCGCGTTCTTCCAGTGGAGGTAGATGTCCTGGCCGAGGCCGGAGGGGAACACGCCCACGCGGGTGTTCGACTTGATCTGGCCCCGGTAGTTGCCGATGTTGCCGATGCCGGTCTCCGGGTCCTTGGTGATCCAGTGGGAGCAGGTGGTGTAGGGGCCGTTGTCGAAGCCGGGGGTGGAGATGGGG
The sequence above is drawn from the Deltaproteobacteria bacterium genome and encodes:
- a CDS encoding UbiD family decarboxylase — protein: PISTPGFDNGPYTTCSHWITKDPETGIGNIGNYRGQIKSNTRVGVFPSGLGQDIYLHWKNAQKRGEPLEAALVIGAPPVVSYVSVQKVDYGVDEMAIAGGFVGEPIRMAQCKTVDLQVPAEAEIVIEGRLNTEFVEPEGPFGESHGYMHPRQLNPFMDVTAITHRKNAIYVSWLSQLTPSESSVIRKIGYDRLMLVHLRDHCRITSVIRVEMHEPLTNTYKLVIVQMRKPKEAEVWRALHAASSFHPGVGKIVIAVDEDIDPSDEAAVFWAMCYRMKPQQDVQIIGGMEKGHAPPFLYNDDHKGTDVVSYHLPADESGMLCNAIQKEPFPPVSLPKREYMEHARELWEELMLPPLTPKMPWYGYSLGQWDDELDEEAKLAVEGRYFETGEKLKSRRVKASDVEEQDH